A window from Bacteroidota bacterium encodes these proteins:
- a CDS encoding gliding motility-associated C-terminal domain-containing protein, with product MLTSKKIISAFVIFSIVGVISAQPGLISHEAKTNPSVAANALAPLFHDSACGLNYIYDTTLVETRYNPFTTTGTYGSGLPAKWVISGLPACYALDSVFVWMLCSYQSPTAPGTTSITITNPASSVKSFASGGPIATDGPKCWGETGTAVYRWGIPKSFISGNGNYTFNFSGFTNPNWEIDGATLFIIYRDPSANYQGNITLWDGAVASGSGSPLSQTMTGFNVCAAPTSARAFTLSSDHQDNVAPPTHITTLNGVNANFPNLFYDEDEASVTLLPNQTSSVFGMDGSGGNDCYLWAAMGLYYQTTTCTTCIPSALSVSVATTNAGCGSPNGTAAVTIISGTAPYTYLWNPGGQTTSSITGLSAGTYTVTVTDANNCTSVINNITISNSPPVVFSFSSVTNVKCFGNNTGSASVNISSGTPPYTYSWNPSGQTTSTATGLSAGTYSVTVTDAMGCTSSNTITITSPTALTHSFSGVVNINCFGNNNGSATVNVSGGVPAYTYSWNPSGQTTSAATGLVAGIYTITVTDANGCTFSDTVTITSPTALSHSFSAITNIDCFGNNNGSATVNVSGGTPAYTYSWSNSQTSQNATGLVAGTYTITVTDSHGCTFSDTVAITTPTALSHTFSGVVNINCFGNNNGSATVNVSGGTPAYTYLWNPAAVTTAAATGLSAGTYTITVTDSHGCTFLDSVQITTPPPLTHAIPPTNPVDCFGNNTGSASVNVAGGTPGYTYSWSPPLGSQTTQTATALYAGVYTVTVTDANGCTFNDTALITSPTGLGVFSSTIINVDCFGNSTGMATVNPFGGTPGYTYFWNPTLQTSQTATGLAAGVYTITVTDNNGCIIKTLVQITEPTLLTSASSQINILCFGDSTGTATVSASGGTLAYTYLWNNGQTTSAATNIPAGNYSVLVTDSHGCTTTSSVTLTQPVAPLSAASSVVNVLCNPDSTGSATISVSGGTPGYTYLWNTNSTSASISNLPAGNYSVLITDANGCADSATLTITQPPLLTASAAPDTNICAGMNAPENIFAAGGTPGYTYVWMPGGATTSSITVSPSATTTYTVQVTDNNGCVKNDTVHVAVWNLPAIVAQSDTSICLGGNATLTASGGISYLWNNGATTSSIVTADTSAVIYAVIGTDANGCSNSDSVSVQMNVMPVANFGYLFSPECEKVVALFSDSSLNATAWQWNFGSGTSNQQNPVFDFTYQNSYTVSLTALLPPCSDTVSKSFSINDFSSYIVTQSANVFSPNGDGINDCFQMITNGKFAGCAELTVYNRWGIPVYYSEYSGACWDGKTTAGVNVPEGTYLGLSQD from the coding sequence ATGCTGACTTCTAAAAAAATAATTTCTGCTTTTGTTATTTTTTCCATCGTTGGTGTCATCAGCGCCCAGCCGGGGTTGATTTCCCATGAAGCCAAAACAAATCCTTCGGTTGCTGCCAACGCGCTTGCGCCTTTGTTTCACGACAGCGCCTGCGGGTTGAATTATATATATGACACCACTTTAGTTGAAACAAGATATAATCCTTTTACCACTACCGGCACGTATGGTTCTGGGCTTCCTGCCAAGTGGGTAATTTCAGGATTACCCGCCTGCTATGCGTTGGATTCTGTTTTCGTATGGATGCTTTGCTCCTATCAATCGCCTACGGCTCCAGGCACCACCTCCATTACCATTACCAATCCCGCGTCAAGCGTAAAAAGTTTTGCTTCTGGCGGACCCATTGCAACAGACGGACCCAAATGCTGGGGAGAAACCGGAACGGCTGTTTACCGATGGGGTATTCCCAAATCATTTATCAGCGGCAATGGAAACTACACATTTAATTTTTCCGGCTTCACCAACCCTAACTGGGAAATTGATGGCGCAACGCTTTTTATTATTTACCGCGACCCGAGCGCAAACTATCAGGGCAATATTACACTCTGGGACGGAGCAGTTGCGAGCGGAAGCGGCTCTCCGCTCTCCCAAACCATGACCGGCTTTAATGTCTGCGCTGCGCCAACTTCTGCGCGCGCATTCACTCTTTCATCCGACCATCAGGACAATGTTGCCCCTCCCACTCACATCACTACTTTGAATGGAGTTAATGCAAACTTTCCAAATTTATTTTATGATGAAGACGAAGCGTCCGTTACACTTCTGCCGAATCAAACTTCTTCGGTGTTTGGAATGGATGGAAGTGGCGGGAACGATTGCTATCTCTGGGCTGCGATGGGCTTGTATTATCAAACCACCACTTGCACAACGTGCATTCCTTCCGCGCTCAGCGTGAGTGTTGCCACCACCAATGCCGGCTGCGGAAGTCCGAACGGAACGGCTGCTGTTACTATTATTTCCGGCACTGCGCCTTATACTTATTTATGGAATCCGGGCGGACAAACCACTTCTTCCATCACCGGGCTTTCCGCAGGAACGTACACGGTAACTGTTACCGATGCGAACAACTGCACCAGCGTAATAAATAATATAACCATTTCCAATTCTCCTCCGGTTGTGTTTTCTTTTTCTTCGGTAACCAATGTGAAATGCTTTGGAAATAATACAGGCAGCGCTTCGGTAAATATTTCAAGCGGCACTCCGCCTTACACCTATTCGTGGAATCCATCCGGGCAAACCACTTCAACGGCAACGGGGCTTTCTGCGGGAACTTATTCCGTCACTGTTACGGATGCTATGGGATGTACTTCTTCCAATACAATTACAATTACTTCTCCCACTGCGCTCACTCATTCTTTTTCGGGAGTTGTAAATATTAATTGCTTCGGAAATAATAACGGAAGCGCAACTGTGAATGTTTCGGGAGGCGTGCCTGCTTATACATATTCTTGGAATCCTTCCGGGCAGACCACTTCAGCGGCAACAGGTCTTGTTGCGGGAATCTATACCATCACCGTTACGGATGCTAACGGCTGTACTTTTTCGGATACAGTCACGATAACTTCTCCAACCGCTTTATCGCATTCTTTTTCTGCTATCACAAATATTGATTGCTTCGGAAATAACAACGGCAGCGCCACCGTAAATGTTTCAGGAGGAACTCCGGCATACACTTACTCGTGGAGCAACTCGCAAACTTCACAAAACGCCACCGGACTTGTTGCAGGAACATACACCATCACTGTTACCGATTCGCACGGCTGCACTTTTTCAGATACAGTCGCCATTACAACTCCCACTGCGTTGTCGCATACTTTTTCCGGAGTTGTAAATATTAATTGTTTCGGAAATAATAACGGAAGCGCAACGGTGAATGTTTCGGGAGGAACTCCGGCTTATACTTATTTATGGAATCCCGCTGCTGTTACCACTGCTGCTGCCACCGGTTTATCTGCAGGAACTTATACGATTACTGTTACCGATTCGCACGGCTGCACTTTTTTGGACAGCGTGCAAATCACTACTCCGCCTCCTTTAACACATGCAATTCCCCCGACAAATCCGGTGGATTGTTTTGGAAACAACACCGGCAGCGCGTCAGTAAATGTTGCCGGAGGAACTCCCGGTTATACTTATTCGTGGAGCCCTCCGCTTGGTTCGCAAACCACGCAAACCGCCACTGCGCTTTATGCAGGAGTTTATACAGTAACGGTTACCGATGCGAACGGCTGCACATTTAACGATACCGCGCTGATTACTTCTCCTACAGGGCTTGGAGTTTTTTCTTCCACCATCATTAATGTGGATTGTTTCGGCAACAGCACGGGCATGGCAACGGTGAATCCATTTGGCGGAACTCCGGGTTATACTTATTTCTGGAATCCGACTTTGCAGACATCTCAGACAGCAACCGGGCTTGCCGCGGGAGTTTATACCATTACTGTTACGGATAATAACGGCTGCATTATTAAAACGCTGGTGCAAATTACTGAACCAACTTTGCTTACTTCCGCTTCCTCTCAAATAAATATTCTCTGCTTTGGCGACAGTACGGGAACAGCAACCGTGTCGGCATCGGGAGGAACTCTTGCTTATACTTATTTATGGAACAACGGGCAAACAACTTCTGCCGCAACAAATATTCCTGCAGGAAATTATTCCGTGCTGGTAACCGATTCGCATGGGTGCACCACTACTTCTTCCGTTACGCTGACGCAGCCGGTCGCACCGCTCTCGGCAGCAAGTTCAGTGGTAAATGTTTTATGCAATCCTGACAGCACGGGCTCGGCAACCATTTCTGTTTCTGGCGGAACACCGGGTTATACTTATTTGTGGAATACGAATTCAACTTCTGCAAGCATTTCAAATCTTCCCGCAGGAAATTATTCCGTACTCATCACCGATGCGAACGGATGCGCGGACAGCGCAACCTTAACGATAACGCAGCCGCCACTGCTCACGGCATCTGCTGCGCCCGATACAAACATTTGTGCCGGAATGAATGCGCCAGAAAATATTTTTGCTGCAGGCGGCACGCCCGGTTATACGTATGTATGGATGCCGGGCGGAGCAACCACTTCTTCCATTACTGTTTCTCCTTCTGCCACCACCACGTACACCGTTCAGGTTACGGATAACAACGGCTGCGTGAAGAACGATACGGTGCATGTTGCGGTCTGGAATCTTCCCGCCATTGTTGCGCAAAGCGATACTTCAATTTGTTTGGGAGGAAACGCCACGCTAACTGCCAGCGGAGGAATTTCTTATTTATGGAATAACGGAGCAACCACTTCTTCTATTGTTACGGCTGATACTTCTGCTGTCATTTATGCCGTTATTGGAACTGATGCCAACGGATGCAGTAACTCCGATTCGGTAAGTGTGCAGATGAATGTGATGCCGGTTGCAAATTTCGGCTACCTCTTTTCTCCCGAATGTGAAAAAGTAGTTGCGCTGTTTTCCGATTCAAGTTTGAACGCAACGGCATGGCAGTGGAATTTCGGAAGCGGAACAAGCAACCAGCAAAACCCGGTTTTTGATTTCACCTATCAGAATTCTTATACGGTTTCGCTCACGGCTTTGCTGCCTCCCTGCTCCGATACGGTTTCAAAAAGTTTTTCCATCAATGATTTTTCTTCTTACATCGTTACCCAGTCCGCTAATGTTTTTTCTCCGAACGGAGACGGAATAAACGATTGCTTCCAGATGATTACCAATGGAAAATTTGCCGGCTGCGCGGAACTTACCGTTTACAACCGATGGGGAATACCCGTGTATTATTCAGAATATTCGGGCGCGTGCTGGGATGGAAAAACCACCGCAGGCGTGAATGTGCCCGAAGGAACTTACTTAGGACTTTCGCAAGATTAG
- a CDS encoding gliding motility-associated C-terminal domain-containing protein yields MRLISIKILLTSYFLLLTSLSFATHLMGGWAGYQYLGLNSSTGNYKYQVTLKIYRYCDDQTLPCGTCTTATLNPNVDVGAYIQDWLNPNDPNKVLANSFTIPLTSQNWVALPGAGQCVSAPVVCVEEGIYTDVIELPASNGGYHLIFERCCRNGNIINLANPGAAAQTYYCFVPPTFVNNSSPTFALPPVPYICVNDTASILNTAIDPDGDVIVYSLVQPYNGYASQTNPVPVPPNPYTFPIPLVNYAAGYSASQPFGPGGYASVNAFTGLSQYLSPTTGYFVVAVELQEFRNNQLVGITRLDMQIIVVNCPPNSAPNLAPTTGQTNYIANVGDTLCFPITFNDANGDSVFFSASGTLFNNPPTNPPATITPNPAAGNGSVTSNFCWNIACTQAGNYFFIVQAPDNGCPPKVTNVVYTIQVLPYNGPSSISGPNPLCQNTSGTYSVPASSGSSFSWTVSGGSITSGQGTSSVNVTWGSGPNGTISVTSYNSHGCSAGPISLNVSIQPAPVVTAAANSTICTGNSVSLNATGGGTYSWSPSNGLSNPNISNPVANPTSTTNYTVTVTSSAGCTSTGTVSVTVNQLPVVNAGANQTICNGNSITLGGNPTGPAGSTYNWSPSTGLSCTTCANPIANPTATTTYTLNVNAPTTCTNTAVVTVFVNQPPVANAGPDATVCPGFTTTLNGSGGGTYNWSPSGSLNNSTISNPVANPTVNTTYTLVVSLNSCTDTDFVSVNVLPKPAVNAGADVSICIGNSSTLNATGSGNFSWSPSGSLSCTLCSNPVANPTSTTNYTVMITDANSCTNSDTVKVFVNPLPLANAGPKPGWMCPGFSVTLNASNGVTYNWAPASSLSNPNISNPVANPTITTQYTVNITDANGCANWDTLTVFLNPVVPTNAGPNVSICIGTSITIGGAPTAPVGATYQWNPSTGLNNSTLANPTASPTATTTYVVTASTFTCSGTATVVVVVNALPVISAGADVSICSGNTATLTASGGNLYSWSTTQTSTSISISPTSSSTYTVIGTDANGCSNVDSATVFVNALPIISAGADVSICFGNTTTLTASGGNLYSWSTTQTSTSISIAPTSSSTYTVIGTDANGCSNADSATVFVNAVAPTSSSTYTVIGTDANGCSNVDSATVFVNALPIISAGADVSICVGDSTTLTASGGNLYSWSTTQTSTSISVSPTSSSTYTVIGTDANGCSNMDSATVFVNALPVVNTSNDTAICAGDSVLLNASGGINYLWSPSSGLSNPNISNPVATPTSSATYTVTVTNANGCINSDSVQLTVNALPNINAGINQTLCPGSLVTLTASGGIIYSWSSGATATSISVAPTIQTTYTLTGTDANGCVNVDSVSVMIGITPVANFAYTLSLACDGMEAKFADSSLNAAAWSWNFGDGTISSEQNPVHSFVYNSNYIIILTAMNPPCPDTAQKIISVSDLSNYVSIQTTNVFTPNGDGMNDCFNLIPKISGADGGKFSGCAELTIYNRWGIPVYYSEYSGACWDGKTSAGVSVPEGTYFYIFDLKGIQLKGFVTLLR; encoded by the coding sequence ATGCGCTTAATTTCCATCAAAATACTTCTTACTTCTTACTTCTTACTTCTTACTTCTCTTTCCTTTGCCACACATCTCATGGGCGGCTGGGCGGGTTATCAATATCTGGGGCTGAATTCTTCTACGGGCAACTATAAATATCAGGTTACGCTGAAAATTTACCGCTACTGCGATGACCAGACGCTTCCCTGCGGAACCTGCACCACGGCAACGCTTAATCCGAATGTAGATGTTGGAGCATACATTCAGGACTGGCTCAATCCCAACGACCCCAACAAAGTTCTGGCAAACAGTTTCACCATTCCGCTCACTTCGCAAAACTGGGTGGCGCTGCCCGGAGCGGGGCAGTGCGTGAGCGCTCCGGTGGTGTGTGTGGAAGAAGGAATTTATACCGATGTGATTGAACTTCCCGCCAGCAATGGCGGCTACCATCTCATTTTCGAGCGGTGCTGCCGCAACGGAAACATCATCAACCTTGCAAACCCCGGTGCTGCCGCGCAGACCTATTATTGTTTTGTTCCGCCCACGTTTGTAAACAACAGTTCGCCCACCTTTGCGCTTCCCCCCGTTCCTTATATATGCGTGAACGATACTGCCAGCATTCTCAACACCGCCATTGACCCCGATGGAGATGTGATTGTATATTCCCTCGTGCAGCCCTACAACGGCTACGCATCGCAAACCAATCCCGTTCCCGTTCCGCCTAATCCGTATACGTTTCCCATTCCGCTGGTAAACTATGCAGCCGGATACAGCGCCTCTCAGCCATTTGGTCCGGGCGGCTATGCTTCGGTGAATGCCTTCACCGGCTTGTCGCAATATCTTTCCCCGACAACCGGCTATTTTGTGGTGGCGGTGGAACTGCAGGAGTTTAGAAATAATCAGTTGGTGGGAATCACGCGGCTCGATATGCAAATCATTGTGGTGAACTGTCCGCCCAACAGCGCGCCAAATCTTGCTCCCACAACAGGGCAGACAAATTATATTGCGAACGTGGGAGATACGCTCTGCTTTCCCATCACCTTCAACGATGCCAATGGCGACAGCGTATTTTTCAGTGCATCGGGAACATTGTTTAATAATCCGCCCACCAATCCTCCGGCAACCATAACGCCCAATCCTGCCGCAGGAAACGGAAGCGTTACCAGTAATTTCTGCTGGAACATTGCCTGCACGCAGGCGGGAAATTATTTTTTCATTGTGCAGGCGCCCGATAACGGATGCCCGCCAAAAGTTACCAATGTGGTTTACACCATACAGGTTTTGCCTTACAACGGACCAAGTTCCATCAGTGGACCCAATCCGCTTTGCCAGAACACCTCGGGAACATACAGCGTGCCCGCTTCGAGCGGAAGTTCTTTTTCATGGACGGTTTCCGGAGGAAGCATTACATCGGGGCAGGGGACAAGCAGCGTGAATGTTACGTGGGGAAGCGGACCCAACGGAACCATTTCAGTTACTTCTTACAACTCGCACGGATGTTCTGCCGGTCCCATTTCCCTGAATGTTTCCATTCAGCCCGCGCCTGTGGTTACTGCCGCAGCAAATTCCACCATCTGCACCGGCAATTCGGTTTCGCTCAATGCAACGGGCGGAGGAACTTATTCGTGGAGCCCTTCCAACGGATTGAGCAATCCGAATATTTCCAATCCCGTTGCGAATCCGACTTCGACAACAAACTATACCGTTACGGTTACTTCATCGGCAGGATGCACCAGCACGGGAACGGTTTCAGTTACGGTGAATCAACTTCCCGTTGTAAATGCCGGAGCGAATCAAACTATATGCAACGGCAATTCAATTACGCTTGGAGGAAATCCGACAGGTCCTGCCGGTTCAACCTATAACTGGAGTCCTTCCACCGGATTATCGTGCACCACTTGCGCAAATCCCATAGCGAATCCAACCGCCACTACAACCTATACGCTGAACGTAAACGCACCAACCACCTGCACCAACACCGCAGTGGTTACAGTATTTGTGAATCAACCGCCCGTTGCAAATGCCGGACCCGATGCAACTGTTTGTCCCGGCTTTACTACAACATTGAACGGAAGCGGGGGAGGAACCTATAACTGGTCGCCTTCGGGGAGTTTAAACAATTCAACCATTTCAAACCCGGTTGCGAATCCGACTGTGAACACAACTTACACGCTCGTTGTATCGCTGAACAGTTGCACCGACACCGATTTTGTTTCCGTTAATGTTTTACCCAAGCCCGCGGTGAATGCCGGAGCGGATGTTTCCATTTGCATTGGAAATTCTTCCACGCTGAATGCAACAGGCAGCGGAAACTTTTCGTGGAGCCCTTCGGGAAGTTTATCGTGCACGCTTTGCTCCAACCCCGTTGCGAATCCCACTTCCACCACCAATTATACGGTGATGATTACCGATGCGAACTCCTGCACGAATAGTGACACGGTAAAAGTTTTTGTAAATCCTCTTCCGCTTGCCAATGCCGGACCGAAACCCGGATGGATGTGCCCGGGATTTTCTGTTACGCTGAATGCAAGCAACGGAGTAACCTATAACTGGGCGCCTGCTTCTTCGCTGAGCAATCCGAACATTTCCAACCCCGTTGCAAATCCAACTATCACTACGCAGTATACGGTGAACATTACCGATGCAAACGGCTGCGCGAACTGGGATACGCTGACAGTTTTTTTGAATCCGGTTGTTCCCACCAATGCAGGACCCAATGTTTCCATTTGCATTGGAACAAGCATTACCATTGGCGGTGCGCCCACTGCGCCTGTTGGAGCAACGTATCAGTGGAATCCATCCACCGGATTAAATAATTCTACCCTTGCAAACCCGACAGCATCTCCCACTGCCACCACAACGTATGTTGTTACCGCATCCACGTTCACCTGCAGCGGAACGGCTACGGTAGTTGTAGTTGTGAATGCGCTTCCGGTTATTTCTGCCGGAGCGGATGTTTCAATTTGTTCAGGGAATACTGCCACGCTCACCGCCAGCGGAGGAAATTTATATTCGTGGAGCACCACGCAAACGTCCACTTCCATTTCTATTTCTCCGACTTCTTCTTCCACGTACACGGTGATTGGAACGGATGCAAACGGATGTTCGAATGTTGATTCGGCAACGGTGTTTGTGAATGCGCTTCCAATAATTTCTGCGGGAGCGGATGTTTCCATTTGCTTCGGAAATACAACAACACTCACTGCCAGCGGAGGAAATTTATATTCATGGAGCACCACACAAACTTCCACTTCCATTTCCATTGCGCCCACTTCTTCTTCCACGTACACGGTGATTGGAACGGATGCAAACGGATGTTCGAATGCTGATTCGGCAACTGTGTTTGTGAATGCGGTTGCGCCCACTTCTTCTTCCACGTACACGGTGATTGGAACGGATGCAAACGGATGTTCGAATGTTGATTCGGCAACTGTGTTTGTGAATGCGCTTCCAATAATTTCTGCGGGAGCGGATGTTTCGATTTGCGTTGGAGATTCAACCACGCTCACTGCCAGCGGAGGAAATTTATATTCGTGGAGCACCACGCAGACCTCCACTTCGATTTCAGTTTCACCCACTTCTTCTTCCACTTATACGGTGATTGGAACCGATGCGAACGGATGTTCGAATATGGATTCAGCCACTGTGTTTGTGAATGCGCTTCCTGTTGTAAATACTTCGAATGATACTGCAATCTGCGCGGGCGATTCGGTTTTGCTGAATGCATCGGGCGGCATAAATTATTTGTGGAGCCCGTCCAGCGGATTAAGCAATCCGAACATTTCCAACCCGGTTGCTACGCCAACAAGCAGCGCCACGTATACGGTAACTGTTACGAACGCGAACGGCTGCATTAATTCCGACTCGGTGCAACTTACGGTGAACGCTTTGCCGAACATCAACGCGGGAATAAATCAAACGCTTTGCCCGGGAAGTTTGGTAACACTCACCGCCAGCGGAGGAATAATTTATTCGTGGAGCAGCGGAGCCACCGCAACTTCAATTTCGGTTGCGCCAACTATTCAAACAACGTATACATTAACCGGAACAGATGCAAACGGCTGCGTGAATGTGGACTCGGTTTCGGTTATGATTGGAATAACTCCCGTTGCAAATTTCGCTTACACGCTTTCACTCGCCTGCGATGGAATGGAAGCGAAGTTTGCCGATTCAAGTTTGAATGCTGCGGCATGGAGTTGGAATTTTGGCGATGGAACTATTTCTTCGGAGCAGAATCCTGTTCATTCGTTCGTGTATAATTCAAATTATATAATCATTCTTACGGCTATGAATCCTCCCTGCCCCGATACCGCGCAGAAAATCATTTCTGTTTCAGATTTATCCAATTATGTTTCCATTCAAACCACCAATGTGTTCACACCGAATGGCGATGGAATGAATGATTGCTTCAACCTGATTCCGAAAATATCGGGAGCCGATGGAGGAAAATTTTCCGGCTGCGCGGAACTTACTATTTATAACCGCTGGGGAATTCCTGTGTATTATTCTGAATATTCGGGCGCGTGCTGGGATGGAAAAACCTCCGCAGGCGTGAGTGTTCCCGAAGGGACTTACTTTTATATTTTTGATTTGAAGGGAATACAACTGAAGGGGTTTGTAACGCTGTTGAGATAA
- a CDS encoding T9SS type A sorting domain-containing protein gives MRILFYIFLVIIFSQVCNAQITFQKTYGGTKDDIGNVTVQTNDGGFIIAGITESFGEGNFDIYLVKATSDGVMQWSKTFGSTNNDRAYSVQQTNDSGYIIAGYTNGFGLGNDDVYLLKISSNGTLQWSKTFGGQGNDIASFVQQTNDGGYILTGFTNSFGAKVPNIYLIKTYSDGTMQWSKTYGGTVSSSEGNSVQQTNDGGFIITGYTSSFGAGSVDVYLVKTASDGTLQWTKTFGGTGDDYGYSGRQTIDGGYIITGETYITGGGISDMYLIKTDSNGSLQWTKIFGGSSNDEGGYAVEETNDGGFIIAGETRSFGSGYLDVYLVKTTSSGILQWSKTFGGTGSDRGNFVQQTNDGFIITGYTGSFGKGAGDIYLIKTDSNGNSGCNETNPNTILSSGGIQGSGGIQNTGGTTTTPATQVSTGGIETTLCLTVGTNENNHANNSVYVSPNPSTGIFQIQMDNVKWLMANGNTSINIYNLLGEKIFTSTINHQTSTIDISNEPKGIYFYKIAAKDRNEVATGKLIIQ, from the coding sequence ATGAGAATACTTTTTTACATATTTCTTGTAATTATCTTTTCTCAGGTATGCAACGCGCAAATTACTTTCCAGAAAACGTATGGAGGAACAAAGGATGACATTGGAAATGTCACCGTACAAACAAATGATGGTGGATTTATTATTGCTGGCATAACAGAAAGTTTTGGGGAAGGGAATTTTGATATTTACCTTGTAAAAGCTACCTCTGATGGCGTTATGCAATGGTCAAAAACTTTTGGCAGTACAAATAATGACAGAGCATATTCAGTCCAACAAACTAACGACAGCGGATATATTATTGCAGGTTACACCAATGGTTTCGGCTTAGGGAATGATGATGTTTATCTTTTGAAGATTTCTTCAAATGGTACTTTACAATGGTCAAAAACTTTTGGAGGACAAGGGAATGATATCGCCTCTTTCGTTCAGCAAACTAATGATGGCGGTTATATATTAACTGGATTCACAAATAGTTTCGGTGCAAAAGTTCCAAATATATATCTGATAAAAACTTATTCGGATGGAACAATGCAATGGTCAAAAACTTATGGTGGAACAGTTAGTAGTAGTGAAGGAAATTCTGTTCAACAAACAAATGATGGAGGATTTATTATTACTGGTTATACATCAAGTTTTGGTGCCGGAAGTGTCGATGTTTATCTAGTTAAAACCGCTTCTGATGGCACATTACAATGGACAAAAACTTTCGGAGGAACAGGAGATGATTATGGATATTCAGGGCGTCAAACGATTGATGGTGGATATATTATTACAGGAGAAACTTACATTACAGGTGGTGGTATTTCAGACATGTATCTTATAAAGACTGATTCAAATGGTTCTTTACAGTGGACTAAAATTTTTGGAGGATCTTCAAATGATGAAGGTGGATACGCTGTTGAGGAAACTAATGATGGTGGATTTATTATTGCTGGAGAAACGAGGAGTTTCGGCTCGGGATATCTTGATGTTTATCTCGTGAAGACTACTTCCTCTGGTATTTTGCAATGGTCAAAAACTTTTGGAGGAACAGGTAGCGATAGAGGAAATTTTGTGCAACAAACAAATGATGGATTTATTATTACAGGTTATACAGGAAGTTTTGGAAAAGGCGCAGGTGATATTTATTTAATCAAAACTGACAGTAATGGAAATAGTGGGTGTAATGAAACCAATCCAAATACAATTTTAAGCTCTGGAGGAATACAAGGTTCTGGAGGCATTCAAAATACAGGAGGAACAACGACAACTCCAGCAACACAAGTAAGCACAGGAGGTATTGAAACTACTCTTTGTCTAACAGTGGGAACAAATGAAAATAATCATGCAAACAATTCTGTGTATGTTTCCCCCAACCCCTCCACCGGCATTTTTCAAATACAAATGGATAATGTAAAATGGCTAATGGCTAATGGAAATACATCAATCAATATTTATAATCTTCTCGGAGAAAAAATATTTACATCAACCATTAACCATCAAACATCAACCATTGATATTTCCAACGAGCCCAAAGGAATTTATTTTTATAAAATTGCTGCTAAAGATAGGAATGAGGTTGCCACAGGAAAACTGATTATTCAATAA